In the genome of Blastocatellia bacterium, the window ACCACCTTACCGCTTTTGAGTTCTTCACGAATACGCTCAAACACAAGCACGTTGGCATCCACAGCCATGCCAATAGTCAGCGCAATACCGGCAATGCCAGGTAGTGTCAGCACCGCGCCGAACAACCGTAAAGCGGCCAGCAACAGGAAAACATTCAGCACCAGGGCGACCACCGCGTTGACGCCGGAGAGACGGTAATACAGGATCATGGCCACAACGACTAACGCGAGTCCGACAAGCGCCGCCGCCACGCCCTGCCGAATTGAGTCAGCACCCAGGCTCGGTCCGACGGTGCGCTCCTCTAAATAGGTGAGGCGAGCCGGCAGTGCTCCTGAATTCAACGTCAGAGCGAGGTCATCAGCTTCTTCCTTGGTAAAATCACCTTCAATTACACCTTCAGCCTCAATGCGACTTTTGATATTGGGCGCGCTTTTGATGACGTCGTTCAGCACAATTGCTAATTGTTTGCCAATGTGACTGCCGGTGAACTCGCCGAATTTCTTGGCGCCTTCCGGGCGTAACGAAAAGAGAATTTCGTAGGTGTTGGCCCCAGTTCGTGAGATGACACCTTGAGCGCGTCGCAGTTCAGCGCCCGTCACCACTGGCGTTTTTTCCACAACGTAATACTGCTCTGTCTTCGGCTCATCGGCACTGCGACGGCGTGATTCGACCGGCAAAATTTGCTTATCCGGCGGAACGGTTCCACCCAACTCTTTCAGCGCTTCGTCGCGGGAGGCAAACGGGCCGTTGGTGACCAGCTTTAACTCCAGGCGCGATTCGGCGCGAATCAAATTCTTGACGCGCTCCGGGTCATCCACGCCGGGCAATTGCACCAGAATTTGATGCGCCGAGGCCGGCCCGTGTCGTTGAATGGTCGGCTCAGCCACGCCAAACTCGTTGACGCGCGTCTCGATGATGCGCAACGCTTGCTCAGTGGCGCGATTGGCTAACGCAGCGGCTTCTTCAGGCTTGATCGTGAAGACGACGTTCTTGCCTTGTGTTTCCACAACCCAGCCGGGCCCAAAATCCTCGCCAATAAATTTCTTCACGTCCTCGATGCGGGTGGTGTCGTCCATCTCGACAACGACCTGCCCAATGCGCGGCGAGACGACGTTCTTCACTTGAATGTTTTCCTTTTGCAAGATATCGCGGGCCTTGGCGATGTTGCCATCGGTGACGGCTTGCAGGGCGTCGGTTGTCTGTACCTTGAGGATTAAATGACTCCCACCCTTGAGGTCCAAGCCAAGCTTGATATTATCAGCCAGGTTCTTTCTCAGTTGCGTCAGCGTGAAGTTACTTTTGAAGACGGAGGCCGAGAACTCCCCAGTTAACGGATCGGTCAGGCGG includes:
- the secD gene encoding protein translocase subunit SecD; this encodes MTKNVRVRLYIILGVMLLALFLLFGPFRLTDPLTGEFSASVFKSNFTLTQLRKNLADNIKLGLDLKGGSHLILKVQTTDALQAVTDGNIAKARDILQKENIQVKNVVSPRIGQVVVEMDDTTRIEDVKKFIGEDFGPGWVVETQGKNVVFTIKPEEAAALANRATEQALRIIETRVNEFGVAEPTIQRHGPASAHQILVQLPGVDDPERVKNLIRAESRLELKLVTNGPFASRDEALKELGGTVPPDKQILPVESRRRSADEPKTEQYYVVEKTPVVTGAELRRAQGVISRTGANTYEILFSLRPEGAKKFGEFTGSHIGKQLAIVLNDVIKSAPNIKSRIEAEGVIEGDFTKEEADDLALTLNSGALPARLTYLEERTVGPSLGADSIRQGVAAALVGLALVVVAMILYYRLSGVNAVVALVLNVFLLLAALRLFGAVLTLPGIAGIALTIGMAVDANVLVFERIREELKSGKVVMSAVTLGFDRAFVTIFDSNVTTIIAALFLFVFGTGPIRGFAVTLVCGLLANLFTAVFASKTFFLWLLSRQGAAPERLSI